A genome region from Solirubrobacter pauli includes the following:
- a CDS encoding GAF domain-containing protein: protein MRSVTALLVDVPASHAALISRTGAVQRAVPVHGEEAFNAALARRGWDAVLYGGDGVNAVPSQKALALVRLADPHLPFISVSPLGEGTLPHGVPRVSTLNQLGAVLQRELEQARMRRRVGGAHRLLGAQQAIGDHLAAGLEPAVLCERVLATLGESLGWAAGAVWRADGARLACATTWHAASSRASIAALMNTTRDRSFAAGQGLAGRVWGFRRPIWSGASDEALRAGLVTAAAFPITSDEQCVGVIELYATDAREPNAEVSALFATIGAQLGSYLARRRKRARARRAFDGAAALIVALDADDRVEIANGTACAALGRSEHELLGRPLPDTPFIAWRWSPSHDDDGACVGKVGWGEPVRLVAASLR, encoded by the coding sequence GTGAGGTCTGTCACCGCGCTGCTCGTCGACGTCCCCGCGAGCCATGCCGCGTTGATCTCCCGGACGGGAGCGGTCCAGCGTGCCGTGCCGGTGCACGGCGAGGAAGCCTTCAACGCGGCGCTCGCGCGGCGTGGCTGGGACGCCGTCCTGTACGGCGGCGACGGCGTGAACGCGGTTCCGAGCCAGAAGGCGCTCGCGCTCGTGCGGCTCGCCGACCCGCACCTGCCGTTCATCTCCGTGTCGCCGCTCGGCGAGGGCACGCTGCCCCACGGCGTGCCGCGCGTGTCCACCCTCAACCAGCTCGGCGCGGTGCTCCAGCGCGAGCTCGAGCAGGCGCGCATGCGCCGCCGCGTGGGCGGCGCGCACCGGCTGCTCGGCGCGCAGCAGGCGATCGGCGACCACCTGGCGGCCGGGCTCGAGCCGGCGGTGCTGTGCGAGCGCGTGCTCGCGACGCTCGGGGAGTCGCTCGGCTGGGCCGCGGGCGCCGTCTGGCGCGCGGACGGCGCGCGGCTGGCGTGCGCGACCACCTGGCACGCCGCGAGCTCACGCGCGAGCATCGCCGCGCTGATGAACACCACGCGGGACCGCTCGTTCGCGGCCGGGCAGGGCTTGGCCGGCCGCGTCTGGGGGTTCCGGCGTCCGATCTGGAGCGGCGCGTCCGACGAGGCGCTGCGGGCCGGCCTGGTAACCGCCGCCGCCTTCCCGATCACGTCCGACGAGCAGTGCGTCGGCGTCATCGAGCTGTACGCGACCGACGCCCGCGAGCCGAACGCGGAGGTCTCGGCGCTGTTCGCCACGATCGGCGCGCAGCTCGGCTCCTACCTGGCCCGGCGCCGCAAGCGCGCCCGGGCGCGGCGCGCGTTCGACGGCGCGGCCGCGCTGATCGTCGCCCTGGACGCGGACGACCGGGTCGAGATCGCCAACGGCACCGCCTGCGCCGCGCTCGGCCGGTCCGAGCACGAGCTGCTCGGCCGCCCGCTGCCCGACACGCCGTTCATCGCGTGGCGCTGGTCGCCGAGCCACGACGACGACGGCGCGTGCGTCGGCAAGGTCGGCTGGGGCGAGCCCGTCCGCTTGGTCGCCGCCTCACTACGCTAG
- a CDS encoding GNAT family N-acetyltransferase produces the protein MLLTLPTGTTVRLRPIEPEDKRLLSLGLKTLSPETAMRRFLTLKTSFSASELRYLTEVDQVDHIALVAVDALLGSLIGVARCVRVSPDTAELAVVIGDPWQRMGLGRRLIDELAERAAAHGIERFSGTMLATNRGAVRLMRGFGTHVERDLIADGVREIVVQLPLSTRVLTPMH, from the coding sequence ATGCTCCTCACCCTCCCCACCGGCACGACGGTCCGCCTCCGGCCGATCGAGCCCGAGGACAAGCGGCTGCTCTCCCTCGGCCTGAAGACACTCAGCCCGGAGACCGCGATGCGGCGCTTCCTCACGCTCAAGACGTCCTTCAGCGCGTCTGAGCTGCGCTACCTGACCGAGGTCGACCAGGTCGACCACATCGCGCTGGTGGCCGTCGACGCGCTTCTCGGATCGCTGATCGGCGTCGCCCGCTGCGTGCGCGTGTCGCCCGACACGGCCGAGCTCGCGGTCGTGATCGGCGATCCATGGCAGCGGATGGGGCTCGGCCGGCGGCTGATAGACGAGCTGGCGGAGCGCGCGGCGGCGCACGGGATCGAGCGCTTCAGCGGCACGATGTTGGCGACGAATCGCGGCGCGGTGCGGTTGATGCGCGGCTTCGGGACGCACGTGGAGCGCGACTTGATCGCCGACGGCGTACGTGAGATCGTCGTCCAGCTGCCCTTAAGCACGCGGGTGCTCACGCCGATGCACTGA
- a CDS encoding M48 family metallopeptidase, translated as MSAQPYRIRRSDRARRIRVSVDNNGEIEVVLPRRSPERHAEQAVKELAPWIERRRRAVAAAQLEIGRAPGTVPYLGETLTLVPERGRTRVHRSGDRLLIPDTGDARAAIERWYRRQAKLEVAPRLDAACARAGSTYTGLTIRGQKTRWASCSSSGGMSFNWRLLLAPPEILDYVVEHEVAHLEVMDHSPRFWRLLASRSPRWREHSAWLKRYGSTLTL; from the coding sequence AGCGACCGCGCGCGTCGCATCCGGGTCAGCGTGGACAACAACGGCGAGATCGAGGTCGTGCTCCCCCGCCGGTCGCCCGAGCGGCACGCCGAGCAGGCGGTGAAGGAGCTCGCGCCGTGGATCGAGCGCCGCCGGCGCGCGGTCGCCGCCGCGCAGCTGGAGATCGGCCGCGCGCCGGGAACGGTGCCGTACCTGGGCGAGACGCTGACGCTGGTTCCCGAGCGCGGGCGCACGCGCGTGCACCGCAGCGGGGACCGGCTGCTGATCCCGGACACCGGCGACGCGCGCGCGGCGATCGAGCGCTGGTACCGGCGCCAGGCCAAGCTCGAGGTGGCGCCGCGGCTGGACGCGGCCTGCGCGCGGGCCGGCTCGACCTACACCGGCCTGACGATCCGCGGGCAGAAGACGCGCTGGGCGTCCTGCTCGTCCTCGGGCGGGATGTCCTTCAACTGGCGGCTGCTGCTCGCGCCGCCGGAGATCCTCGACTACGTCGTCGAGCACGAGGTCGCCCACCTCGAGGTGATGGACCACTCGCCGCGCTTCTGGCGCCTGCTCGCGTCGCGCTCGCCGCGCTGGCGCGAGCACTCCGCGTGGCTGAAGCGCTACGGCTCGACGCTGACGCTCTGA